Proteins encoded within one genomic window of Pseudomonadota bacterium:
- a CDS encoding phosphodiester glycosidase family protein → MCRPDVERGACPSSVAFRGSRAGSCRRRDAERDPCRPRLPSVCETRALKERGGGADRRSVEIFSDMRSRPRLALLFRRLSTAALCVTLALMLALTGPSAARMKGMRFTNPVIEGVRVNVVLVDLNHPGIDVRPFVAGQPPFYMRNRYRSFSDLVKVTHCLAAINGTFFDPRTASVLGSMVWQGRVVHSGWVGNAVAVDASNRAHYIRLTQPHSGSVDWSQYRFAVAAGPTLVNEGRVVVTREGEGFHDPALFRPARRSAIGFRENGEMLLVTVPRPVSLHKLARLMTRMRSTIALNLDGGSSSAMYCNGRTLVNPRRKITNILAVLPRASAGAGRAAMPRSAEGAAQP, encoded by the coding sequence ATGTGTCGGCCAGATGTGGAAAGAGGCGCGTGCCCGTCGAGTGTGGCGTTCCGCGGTTCCAGAGCAGGGTCCTGTCGACGACGAGACGCAGAGCGCGATCCCTGTCGGCCTCGTTTACCGTCTGTGTGTGAGACACGGGCACTAAAGGAGCGTGGTGGAGGAGCCGATAGGAGATCTGTGGAAATTTTCTCAGATATGCGCTCTCGACCACGTCTTGCCCTGCTCTTCCGCCGTCTGAGCACGGCCGCGCTTTGCGTGACGCTTGCCCTCATGCTTGCACTGACAGGGCCGAGCGCCGCGCGCATGAAGGGCATGCGCTTCACCAACCCCGTCATCGAAGGTGTCCGGGTCAACGTGGTGCTGGTCGACCTGAACCATCCGGGCATCGATGTGCGTCCCTTCGTTGCGGGACAACCCCCGTTCTACATGCGCAACCGTTATCGCAGCTTCTCCGATCTGGTCAAGGTCACGCATTGCCTGGCCGCCATCAACGGTACGTTCTTCGACCCCCGCACGGCCTCGGTCCTGGGCAGCATGGTCTGGCAAGGAAGGGTTGTGCACAGCGGCTGGGTGGGGAACGCGGTAGCGGTCGACGCGAGCAATCGCGCGCACTACATCCGCCTCACCCAGCCCCACAGCGGCAGCGTCGATTGGAGCCAGTACCGCTTTGCGGTTGCCGCCGGCCCCACGCTGGTTAATGAAGGCCGCGTGGTCGTGACGCGCGAGGGCGAGGGGTTCCACGACCCCGCGCTGTTCCGCCCCGCGAGACGTAGCGCCATCGGGTTTCGGGAGAACGGCGAGATGCTTCTCGTGACCGTTCCCCGCCCTGTCTCTCTCCACAAGCTGGCGCGCCTGATGACCCGCATGCGGTCGACCATCGCTCTGAACCTCGACGGCGGCTCGTCGAGCGCGATGTATTGCAACGGGCGCACGCTTGTGAATCCACGGCGCAAGATCACCAACATCCTCGCGGTGCTGCCGCGCGCTTCGGCAGGGGCGGGAAGAGCCGCCATGCCGCGCAGCGCAGAGGGCGCCGCGCAGCCCTGA